From the Anaeromyxobacter dehalogenans 2CP-1 genome, the window CGCGCCCAGGGCCCCGCGCCCCCTCGGCTCACGCCCGCTCGCCGCAGCGCCGCCGAGCGAGCGCGCCAGACGCCTGCCCAGCGGTGGATCCGCAGGCGCGAACTGCTCCTTGCTCGGAGCGCGTCAAGCCTTCACCCAGAGACAAACGGGTGCCCCGCGACGCCAAGCCATCCGCCGCCACCCGCGCCCGCCGCCCCCCACGGCCTCGCGCCGCAACCGAGCCAACCGCGCCCCGCGCCCCGCCCTCGCGCTTCTCGTGAGCCGATCGCGCGCTCCCGGTTCCGGGCACGCGCAACCGCTCCCGATCCCGCCGGGCCCGTCTCAGCCAAGCCCCGCTGCCCCGGCCCGGCCACACCCGCGAAGCCGCCCCGCCGCGGCCCCCTCGACAGCCTGAAGAACCGCGGCCCCCCTACCGCTGCCTCACCAGCCGCTCGACCCGGTCGTCGCGCAGGAACGCGCGCCGCTTCCCCTCGGCCCACGACCACTCCTCGGTGCCGGCGGGCCGGTCGATGCGCTTCCGCTCGGGCACGCCCCACGCCATCTCGAGCGCGCGGGCGCTCATCCCCTCGAGCGCCTCCTTGCGCATGACCGCCTGCCGGTGCTCGGGCGGCAGCGCAGCGAACACGGCGCTCGGGTCGTCGGCGGTGAGCAGCCGCTCCAGCTCGCCGCGGACGTCCTCCAGGCTGGCGGCGGTCTGCGAGAGCACGATCACGTGCGGGCGCGAATCGCCGGCGACTTTCACGTACGCCCACGGGTGGTACCGGGGCGTGGTGACGACGCGCTGCGAGATCATCCAGCCGGTCGGCACCTCGATCTCGTCCACCCGCACCGGCGTGCCGGGCGGCAGCACGCGCTCCGCGGCCGGCGGGGCGATGGGCTCGCCGCCGGGCGTCTCCACCAGATCCACCTCGGCGGGCGGTGCGTCGGAGAGGAACACCTTGCCGGTGTCGCCCCAGAGCGGCCCCGCGTAGGCGGCCACGCGCAGGTAGCGCTGGGCGCCGTCGAGCGAGCGCGAGATGCGCTCGCGCTCGGCATCGGGGATGGTGGCTCGGGGGGCGCACGCCGCGAGGGCGAGCAGGGCGAGGGCAAGGGAGAGGGCGCGTCGCATGCGCCCTTTCTCGCACCGGTCGGGATGGCCCGCAAGCGTGCGCTCCGCGGGCCCTCCCTCATTTCCGCTCGGCCTGCTTGCCTTCCTCGATGAGCTCGCGCACCCGCTGCCCGCCCTTGTGGCCCAGCTCCGCGTAGCCCTTCGAGCCCAGCTGTTCCTTGCGCGCCTCGCCGCCGAGGCGGCCCGCCTCGCGCACCGTCATGCCCCCGCCGTTCCGGCGCCGGTCCCTGTCCTTGTCGTCCATCCGTGCCTCCTGCACGCGTGAAGCGGCCTCGCCGCGGAGCGAATCTGGGAGCCCCCCGCAGGTGCGGCAAGGGCGCGCGCCTCCTTCCGGCGCGGGACCGGCCGGGCCCTCGGCGCGCGTGCCCCCGGCGGCGGGCCCGCCACCCGGCTACATTCCCCCTCATGGTCCGGCTCGGCGAGAACGCCCGGCACGTGCTCGAGCGGCGCTACCTGCTGCGCGACGAGGGCGGGCAGGTGATCGAGACCCCCGAGGCGATGTTCCGCCGCGTGGCGCAGGCGGTTGCGGCGGCCGAGCACCCGGCGGCGCGGGCGCTCTGGGCGGAGCGGTTCGAGGCGCGGATGGCGGCGCTCGAGCTGCTGCCGAACTCGCCCACCCTCATGAACGCCGGGCGGGCGCACGGCCAGCTCGCCGCCTGCTTCGTGCTGCCGGTGGACGACGACCTCGCCGCCATCTTCGACGCGCTGAAGTGGGCGGCGCTCATCCACCAGTCCGGCGGCGGCACCGGGTTCTCGTTCTCGCGCCTCCGGCCACGCGGCGACGTGGTGAAGACCACGCACGGCGTGGCGAGCGGGCCGGTGTCCTTCATGCGCGTCTACGACGCCGCGACCGAGATCATCAAGCAGGGCGGCGTGCGGCGCGGCGCGAACATGGCGGTGCTCGCCGCCGACCACCCGGACGTGCTCGAGTTCGTGGACGCGAAGCGCGCCGCGGGGCTGGAGAACTTCAACATCTCGGTGTCCGCGCCGGACGCGCTCTTCCACGCGGCCGCGCGCAGCGGAGGCTGGGCGCTGCGCCACCCGCGCGGCGGCGCGGTGGTGCGCGAGGTGGACGCGGCCGGGCTGCTGGAGCGCATCGCCGCCTCGGCCTGGGCCTCGGGCGAGCCGGGCCTGGTGTTCCTCGATCGCGTCGAGGCGGCCAACCCCACCCCGGACCTGGGGCGGTTCGAGGCGGTGAACCCGTGCGGCGAGCAGCCGCTGCTGCCGTTCGAGGCGTGCACGCTCGGCTCGGTGAACCTGGCGCGGTTCGAGCGCGGCGGGCGGGTGGACCTCGAGCGGCTGGGCGCGTGCGTGCGCGACGGCGTGCGGCTGCTCGACGACGTGCTCGACGTGAACGTCTGGCCGCTGCCGCAGATCGCGGAGATCTCGCGGCGCAACCGGAAGATCGGGCTCGGGGTGATGGGCTGGGCGGACCTGCTCGTC encodes:
- a CDS encoding adenosylcobalamin-dependent ribonucleoside-diphosphate reductase, with product MVRLGENARHVLERRYLLRDEGGQVIETPEAMFRRVAQAVAAAEHPAARALWAERFEARMAALELLPNSPTLMNAGRAHGQLAACFVLPVDDDLAAIFDALKWAALIHQSGGGTGFSFSRLRPRGDVVKTTHGVASGPVSFMRVYDAATEIIKQGGVRRGANMAVLAADHPDVLEFVDAKRAAGLENFNISVSAPDALFHAAARSGGWALRHPRGGAVVREVDAAGLLERIAASAWASGEPGLVFLDRVEAANPTPDLGRFEAVNPCGEQPLLPFEACTLGSVNLARFERGGRVDLERLGACVRDGVRLLDDVLDVNVWPLPQIAEISRRNRKIGLGVMGWADLLVALGIPYDAPEALALAGEVMGFVQREAHAASEALAAERGAFPGFASSAPARSGGRPRRNATVTTIAPTGTLAIIAGCSSGIEPLFALTYVRHALDDAALPEEHPALGRALRAAGAEAALPAVRAAGRARGVAGVPDAVARVFATAHDVTPEAHVRMQAAFQRHVDNGVSKTINLPRTASVEDVACAYRLAFELGCKGITVYRDGSREKQVLVSGATRNGELCPQCEGPVSLSGGCRTCPRCGWGSCETTE